The Vigna angularis cultivar LongXiaoDou No.4 chromosome 6, ASM1680809v1, whole genome shotgun sequence genome contains the following window.
TTTCACTCTCTGCTTGATATTTCATCAATTGTGTGAAATTCACCAGCTTCTCTAATTTGTACAGATGAGTTTGTATGCAAGCTGGGTTTCGGTTTTAATGCCTGGAGATGAGACTCCTTCTTTCATCGCTCATCCTGCACCTGCACCATGTTGCCCTGAACGGATATCATGGCCTCCCCATCAACATAGCTCAGTACCTTATTCCACTTACACCACCATGCATAACATCAACCAAGTATAATAAGAATTCAGTGTGACAAGTTTATGCAATGTGTGCATGTTACATTAAGGAGTTAAATGCCTTTCAAATGAAGAAAGTAGACTTGTTATGTAGAAGATTTCTTTATAGTTTATAGAATACCATGTACATAGAATTTAGTTTAGTGGAAATTGGTTTGGGAATGAGGTCCATCTCTTCACTGTCCAATTCCTCCCTGACAGAAGCTTTGGGGTTTCCCAGAGTGTAAATCAGTGGTTGTAAATGCATAGAATGTTGTGCACCAAACAATGGAAACCTCTTTATCTTGCACACAAACAAAGACCATACTTAGTATAGCATGATCAAAACGCACGcgtaaaatcaaataatattgtCACTCTGATAATGACACGTGAGTAGCTTTTACCATAATTGTCAGTTTGGTCGTTGGAATCCTCGGGTGTGCGCTAATGATTATGTTGCCGAAATTCTTGGATTTAAGATAATGGATTTCATGTACAAGGCCATCAATGCTGCGAAATCTCACTATATCATGCAACTTATTGTACACGCTCGAAATTTCACTTTCTTTAACAATGTCATAATAGAATTCATCCTTAGGTCTTTGTCAATGCCAATATATGTTGAAGATTTTGCTCTCTTAAGCAAGTCTTAATGTCTTTAATCTATGATAATGAAGGaaaatgatttcatttttgttattcTATAATCTAATGTTCCTAATTGGATCAATCACCAATCAATTTCAAATATGATTgcactttttgttttttgtttttttttgaaaaaaatattgcaCTTTGTCAGTCAGTGTTCACAAGTCACTGTGACAACAACCTAGAGTTATTATTGTATTAGACAATATAGGTTCAATACAAAAACCTAGTATTGAACTTCCATTTAGATTCGAGCAATTGTTTCCTGCGCCCCATCAATTTCTTCCTGCATCCCCTCAGTTTTTGAAATTCCAAATTTATCCTTGCTAGTTTTATTTGAAACTGGTCTTCCTCATGGAGACTGTGGTTTGTGGGGGCTGCTGTGACGTGGTTTTCGTAGGTTTGTTGAGTTGTTGTTTTGGCTGTTTCACTCTGCACCTTCAATAATTTCATCCTGCACCTCAAAGTTTCGGTTTCTGTGCATCAATAAATCCAACACATAAGCGATATTTAGTAATACGAAAAATAAAccgaaaaaaaataaaaagaaagatacTGCAGTTGTTGCGTGATGTGTAATTGTTGAAgctggaaaagaaatttaaaactaagGATTCAGTATAATTAGGCTGTATAAAGCCGAAGAAAGTTGTGTTTATGTGATAAACCTACATGTGAATCGTTCAATGAAGCAaggtcaaaagaaaaaaaaaaagaatcccTATTAAGAACACATGGTATCCCCAACCTCATGCATGATATTAACAATGCTATGCCTTCCTTATACAGCCTGTATCTCCAAATCAGTATGACCGTTGTTGTTGGGTGAAGATGTTTCAGCAGTTTCCTTCTCATCTGTAGATTTCATCTCTTGAATGGGAGGAGGGTTTACAACGGTCATTTCTGAAAACATGTTGTCTGAGAGCCTTCCTTTCATCTCCCTGTGTTCTTGACACAAGGCACACCAGTGCAAGCAGCAATGCAAACAACATGCATTACACGGTGAATTCTGCAATcataaaacatgtaaaattaaaaatcaaaggAAAAACCACAGGAAAGAATTAACTAAATCATGTATGCGCCAGTATTGAGTTTCTAAGTAACACTCCACTGTG
Protein-coding sequences here:
- the LOC108342729 gene encoding cell number regulator 6; translation: MYDIHTGQMRQSLQKKYHLKNSPCNACCLHCCLHWCALCQEHREMKGRLSDNMFSEMTVVNPPPIQEMKSTDEKETAETSSPNNNGHTDLEIQAV